GATCTGCTCCTTTTGGTCTTCATCGGGGATGTGCTCGGCGAGCTCGGTGTCGACCGCGCCGGGTTCGATGGTCGTGACCCGGATGTCCGAATCGACGACCTCCTGACGCAGCGCCTCGGAAAAGGCCGTGACGCCGAACTTCGAGGCGTTGTAGCCGCCCGATCCCGCATACGCCTTCCGGCCGGCGACCGACGAGAGGTTGACGATGTCACCCGCGCCCTTCTCCTGCATATGTCCGAGGGCGGCCTGCGAGGCGACCATCAGTCCCTGGACGTTGAGATCGAGCATCTGCTGCCAATTGTCAGGATCGGCGTCCGCGATCGGTTCGAGCAGCATGACGCCCGCGTTGTTGACCAGTACATCGAGTCCGCCCAGTTGCTCGACGGTCTCCTCGACCATCCCCCGGACTTGCGATTCGTCGGTGGCGTCGGTCGGGACGACGAGGGCCTCGCCGCCCGCCGATTCGATCTCCTCGGCGAGTTCCTCGAGGCGCTCCTCGCGGCGCGCGGCGAGCGCGACGGCCGCGCCCTCGTCGGCCAGCGAGCGTGCGGTCGCCGCGCCGATGCCCGAGGACGCTCCCGTGACGAGTGCGACGTCGCCGTCGAGTGTATCGGATGTCATCGCTCGACTGGAGGGTCGTCACACGGAAAGGCTACCGGGAGACGACAACTCGCGCCGGATTCGACAGGGCGATCAGAGGCGGTGGTAGTCGTTTTTGAACGTCGAGAGGGTCGCGCCCAGAACCCCAAGCGCGATCGGGCCGACGAACCCGAGCGAGTAGATCCCGCCGAAGACGCCCACGAGGATCACGCCGGGGTTGAGCCGCGCCCGCGCGTCGATGATGATCGGCCGGACGTAGTTGTCGATCATGCTCACCACCACGATCCCGTAGACGAGCAAGAACAGGCCGGCGTAGGGGTGGCCGATCAGAAGCAGGTAGACCCCGGCGGGCGCCCAGACGAGGAACGCCCCGATCAACGGGAGGAGCGCGAGTAGGATCATCACGGCCGTCCAGAAGACCGGATCGGGGACCCCCGCGAGGAGCAGCCCGATCCCGCCGGCCATCCCTTGGACGAACGCGACGAAGACGTGGCCGACGATCACCGCCCAGGTGGTCGCGTCGATGCGACAGTAGAGGCGGTCGGTGACGTCCGGGGGAAGCGGCGTCGTCTCCTTCAGCCACGCGACGAAACACGCCCCGTCTTTCAGTAGGTAATAAAGCAAAAAGAGCACGAGTGCGAGTCCGAACGACGCCTTGAGCGCGGCCCCGAACAGCTCCGCGAGGCCGCTGAACGAGACCTCGAAGATCGTCTCGGCTCCGACCCGGATCCAGCGTTCGAGGTCGACCGACCGACCGGTGTAGGTCGCGATCGTTCCCTCGACCTCGGCGACCCGAAGCCCGCTTTCACCCGCCGCGATCGCCCGGAGGTCCCGGACCAGCGCGGCGAACACGTACGCGAACGGTGCCACGACGGCGACCAGCGAGAAGCCGATCAGCACGACCGGGGAGAGGCGCGGGCCGATTCGCGGGGCGAGTCGAACGTGCAACGGGTGAAGGACGTACGCCAGCAGGATCGCCGCCAGCACGTACTCGAGAAACGGGAGCAGAACGTACAAACCCAGCAGGAACGACAGACAGACGGCCAGAAGAAGGAACCCCCGTTGTTTGTTCATGATAACTAGTATATTTCAATAAGCATAAATTTTGTTATACTAATGGATTGGGAGCGGGATCGCGGGGCCTAAACCGCCGCCCGACGTACCGGAGGTGAATGAGCGGGTCGGAGTCGTTGCCGGGGGAGATAGACCGAGTTCGTGCGTCGCTGATCGAGTGGTACGAGCGGGACCATCGCGACTTCCCGTGGCGACGGACCGAGGATCCCTACGCCATCCTCGTCAGCGAAGTGATGAGCCAGCAGACCCAACTGGAACGCGTCGAGGAAGCGTGGGCGACGTTCCTCGAACGCTGGCCCGACCCCGAGACGTTGGCGGCCGCGGACCGCTCGGCGGTCGTGGGTTTCTGGACCGACCACCGGTTGGGCTACAACAACCGCGCGAAGTACCTCCACGAGGCCGCCGGCCAGGTGATCAAGGAGTTCGACGGGGAGTTCCCCGAGGAGCCGGAAGGACTCCAAGAACTGCAGGGCGTGGGTCCGTATACCGCCAACGCGGTGGCGAGTTTCGCCTTCGACAACGGCGATGCGGTAGTCGATACGAACGTCAAGCGCGTGCTGTATCGGGCCTTCGACGTGCCCGACGACGATTCCGCCTTCGAGGACGTAGCGCGGGCGCTCATGCCCGCCGGGGAGTCGCGCGTTTGGAACAACGCCATCATGGAACTGGGCGGGGTGGCCTGTCAGAAAACGCCCCGTTGTGAGGAGGCGGGCTGTCCGTTCCGCGAGTGGTGTTCGGCGTACGCGACCGGCGACTTCACCGCGCCGGATGTCCCCACGCAACCGACGTTCGAGGGGTCACGCCGGCAGAAACGCGGGCGGGCGATTCGGATACTAAAGGAGTACGACGAACTCCCGCTCGACGAACTGGGGCCCCGCGTGCGGGTCGACTACGGCGGGGAGCATGGAAAAGAATGGCTCCGAGGGCTCGTCTCGGATCTCGCCGACGACGGACTGGTCGAGGTCGAAGGCGACCGGGTACGGCTCAGACGGTAGTTTTTCCCCGCACTCGCCCCTCGTTTGGGTATGGCCACGCCACCGCACGTCGCGGCGATCACCGGCAGCCTGCGCGAGGGCAGTCACACAAGAAGAGCGCTCCGCGGGGCCCTCACGGGCGTCGAGGACGCCGGAGCCACCGGCGAGTTGCTCGATATCGTCGAGTACGACCTGCCCGTATTGAATACCGACGACGACTCTACCGAGGGCGTCGAGGCGTTCACCGCGGCCGTCCGGGAGGCCGACGCCGTGATCCTCGGGACGCCGATGTACCACGGCTCGTACTCGGGCGCCCTGAAGAACGCGCTTGATCACTGCGGGTTCGACGAGTTCGAGAACAAGACTGTCGGATTGCTCGCCGTCTCGGGCGGGAGTTTCCCGATCACCGCACTCGACCATCTACGATCCGTCTGCCGGGCGCTGAACGCGTGGGTGTTGCCCTATCAGGCGGCCGTGCCCCGGTCACACAGCGCCTTCGAGGGCGGGGAGTTCGTCGAGGAGGACACCGCAGAACGGGTCCGGACGCTCGGGCGGCGAACCGTCCAGTACGCCGACATCGAACCCGACCCGGCGTGTTTCGAGAGCGAGCAGAACGTCGGCGCGACAGGCGACGACTGACCCGGTCGTGAACCGAGCACACGCCTCGGCGGGATGAGTAACGGTTTTACTCGCCGGCCGAGCCCCTAGCGGCGTGCACGCGATAACCCGTAGTGGCTGGGTCGAGGTGATCGCCGGCTGCATGTTCGCCGGTAAGACCGAGGAGCTGTTGCGGCGGCTGCGTCGCGCGGAGATCGCCGGCCAGGAGGTCGCCGTCTTCAAACCCGCCACCGATGACCGCTACGGGAAGGCCACGGTCGGGACGCACAACGGCCGCCAGTGGGACGCCGACGTGATCGGGACCGACGCCGAGGCGGTTCGCGCGATCCCCGACCGGCTGAACGGCGAGCAGGTCGTCGCGATCGACGAGGCGAACTTCTTCTCGCCCGCGCTCGTGGACGTCTGTGAGGAGCTGGCGAACGACGGCCGCCGGGTGATCGTCTCGGGCACCGACCAGACGTTCCGCGGCGAGCCCTTCGAACCGCTGCCCCAGCTGCTGGCGATCGCCGAGTACGTCGAGAAGTTCCAGGCGATCTGTTCGGTCTGTGGCGAGCCCGCGAGCCGGAACCAGCGGCTGGTCGACGGCGAGCCCGCCCGCCGCGAGGATCCGACCGTCATGGTCGGCGCCGAGGAGTCCTACGAGGCGCGATGTCGCAACTGTCATGTCCTGCGTGGCGAATAGTCGGGACGTGACACAGTGGGTTGCGGATCCGAGGGGCGGGCGCGGTCGCGGCCCGCGGGCGATCGCCCGCGCGTGGGTCGAGGTACTGGTCCGCCCCCGTCGGTTCTTCCGGGTCGGCGTCGCCCCCGCCGACCAGGCGCCCGGACTCCTCTTCGCCGTGGGCGTGGTCTCGCTGGCCTCCCTGCTCCGGCTGGCGCTCGCCGGCGAGACGGTCGTCGGCGCCCCGTACCCGACGTTCGGCGGCCAGCGAGTCCTCTCGGTCGTCCTCGTCTTCTCGGTGATCGTCGCGCTGGTCGCCCCGCTCGTCCTCCACCTCACCGCGGCGCTCCAGACCCTCCTGCTCCTCCCCTTTGCCCCCGACCGCGCGGGGGTCAGCGAGACCGTTCAGGTGATCGCCTACGCCACCGCGCCCTGCGTGTTCGTCGGAGTTCCGCTTGCCCCCCTTCAGGCGCTCGCGGCGGGCTACGGGGCGGCGCTGTTCGTACTCGGGATCAGCGAAGTCCACGCCGTCTCGCTCCCGCGAGCGGCGGCGCTGTGTGCGCTGCCGGCGGCGGCCGTCTTCGGGATCGGGTTCGGCGGGTTCGACGCGACCGAAACCGCGTTTTTGATCCCGCTGTTCGGGCGGTGAGGCCGTCCGCCGGAGCGACGTTTCGACAACCGTTTTAGTGCGGGACCTCTCTTGGCTGCTAAATGGATCACTGTATCATCTGCGGCACCTCGGTCGATGGGGTCGTCTGCCGTTCACACCAGGAGGACGTCGCCTTCCGATTCACCGGTACCCGCCCGGACCAACTCACCCCCGGTCGGTTCTACCAAGGAACCGTCGACGGCTTTGCCGACTTCGGCGTTTTCGTCGACATCGGCGACTCCGTCACCGGCCTGTTGCACCGAAGCGAACTCGACCGGCGCCTCGAGAGCCTCGACTGGGACGAGGGCGACACCGTCTACGTCCAGGTCACGGGCGTTCAGGACAACGGCAACGTCGATCTCTCGTGGTCGATCCGCCAGTCCACCCGCGAGTTCCGCGGCGAGGTGATCGACAGCCCCGACGGAGATACACTCCCCGAAAACGACGAACCGGTCGCTGACGAGGCCGAGCCCGAACCTGAAATCGAGACCGAGAGCGAGCCCGAACCCGAACCTGAACCCACTGACGAGAGCGCCCCTCACGACGAGGAGCCCGAGGCCTCGACCAACGGCGGGAGCGCGAGCGTCGAGCCCAAAACGACCGCCGAGCCGATCGAATCGGGCCCGCCCGAACGCGTGACCGTCGAGACGCTCACCGAATCCGTCGGCGAACGCATCCGCATCGAAGGACGAGTCGTCGACGTCCGCCAGACCGGCGGGCCAACGATCTTCGAGGTGCGCGACGAGACCGGCATCGCCGAGTGTGCGGCGTTTAAGGAGGCCGGCGTCCGGGCCTACCCCGAGATCGAAGTCGGCGACTTGATCCGTCTCACCGGGGAAGTCGAGCGCCGTCGGGGCGACGTGCAGGTCGAAACCGAATCGCTCAAACCGCTCGCCGAGGCCGACGCCGAGGCGGTCGTCGAGCGGCTCGACGACGCGCTCGAATCGAAGGCCCACCCCGGCGAGGTCGAGCCACTCGTCGAAGACCCGGCCCTCGAAGAGCTCGGCGAGTCCATCGCCGACGCCGCCGGCGCGATCCGGCGGGCGATCATCGAATCCCGGCCCATCGTGCTGCGCCACACCGCGACCGCCGACGGCTACGTCGCCGGGGCGGCCATCGAACGCGCGGTCCTCCCGCTGGTCCGCGAGCAACACGACCGCGAGGACGCCCAGTACCACTACTTCGACCGCCAGCCCCTGGAAGGCGAGGACTACGACATGGCCGGGGCGACGAACGACGTCACCCGGATGCTCGACAACCGCGCGCGCCACGACGAGAAACTGCCGCTGGTGGTACTCGTCGACACCGGCAGCACCGCCGAATCGCGCGACGGCATCGAGCTGCTCGACGTCTACGACGTCGACCGACTCGTGATCGACGCCGATCCCGGCTTCGAGACGAGCGATCTGGTCGAGGGCGTCGTGCCCGACGAGGCGGGACTCACGACGACCGTGCTCGCCGCGACCGTCGCCTGCGGCGTCGGCGAGGTACGAGAGGAGATCGCTCACCTGCCCGCCGTCAGCTACTGGGAGGAGGCCCCCGACCGATACGCCGACCTCGCACGCGACGCGGGCTACGACGCCGATACCGCCCGTGAACTCCGCGAGGCGGTCGCACTGGAGGCGTACTACCAGGCCTACGAGGACAAGCGCGAACTCGTCGCGGACCTGCTCTTTGCCGGCGACGAGGACGTCCGCAGCCTCGCTTCCCACGTCAGCGAACAGTTCCGCGCGAAACTCGACGACGAACTCGAGACGGTCCGCTCGCACGTCGAGACGCGCGAGGACGATGACGTTACGGTCGCGCTCCTCGATACGGACGCCTTCACCCATCGCTTCGACTTCCCACCGACGGCGCTGTTGCTCGACGCGCTGTTTCGCGACCTGCGCGAGGAACACGAGCGACTCGCCGTCGTCGGCCTCGACGAGGCCGACCTCCAGATCCGCACGACCGAATCCCTCGACGTCCGAGAACTCGGCGAGCGGGTCGCCGAACGCGTCCCCGAGGGTGGCGTGTTCACCTCCGGCGTCCGGCGCGGTCGCCTCTCCTATCTGATCGGCGAGCGCGAGGCGGTCCGCGAGGCGGCCATCGAGGAGGTCGCCACGCTCGCCGCGTAGGCCGACATCCTTATTTCCCGGAGCCACAGACCACTCGATACTCGAATGAGCACCGACGTCGAGCCAGCGGAATCCGAGGCCTTCGAGAAGGCCTGCGAGGAACTCGCCGAGCGCGTCCTCGCCGGCGAAATCGAGCGCGAAGACGTCGAATCCGCCAAACTCGAGGTCTGTTCGGAGTTCTCCTCGCCGAAGGTACCGACCAACGGTGACATCCTCGCGAAAGCACCCGACGACCGCCGCGAGCAAGCCGAGGCGGTGCTTCGCAGGAAGCCCGTGCGCACCGCCTCGGGGGTCTCGCCGGTGGCGATCATGACCTCGCCACATATGTGTCCCCACGGGAAGTGTCTCTACTGTCCCGGCGGCCCCGCTTCGGAGTTCGACAGCGCCCAGAGCTACACGGGCCACGAGCCCGCCGCGGCCCGCGGGGTCCAGAACGATTACGACCCCTACGGACAGGTCACGCTCCGGCTCGCCCAACTCAGGGAGATCGGTCACCCCGTCGATAAGGTCGAACTCATCCTGATGGGCGGGACGATGACCGCCCGGAGCCACGACTACCAGGAGCACTTCGTCAAGCGCGCACTGGAGGCGATGAACGACTTCGATCCGGAGAACCCGCCCGAGCCGACCGAAGGCGAGAGTTTCGCCCAGAGTCACGACGAGTACGACTTTTCGTATCTAGAGGACGTGATCGCCGAGAACGAGACGAACGGCGTGCGAAACATCGGCACCACCTTCGAAACCAAGCCCGACTGGTGTGACCCCGAGCAGATCGACCGGATGTTGGATCTCGGGGGGACGAAAGTCGAGGTCGGCGTCCAGACCACCTACGAGCGCATCAACCGGGAGATGCACCGCGGGCACGGGGCACAAGCGAGCATCGACGCCAACCGCCGGCTGCGCGACGCGGCGTTCAAGGTCGGCTTTCACATGATGCCCGGCCAGCCCGGCATGAGCCTCGATATGTGCCGGGAGGACTTCCAGCAGCTGTTCGAGGACGCGAACTGGCGACCCGACTACCTCAAGATCTACCCCAACCTCGTCGTCCGGGGGACCCGGACCTACGATATGTGGCGCCGCGAGGAGTTCGACCCGTTGACCAACGAACAGGCCGCCGAACTGGTCGCGGAGATCAAGGCGATGCTCCCGAAATACGTCCGCCTTCAGCGCGTCCAGCGGGACATCCCCGCGGACTTCATCGACGCAGGCGTCTGGAAGTCGAACCTCCGGCAACTGGCCCGGAAACGGATGGCAGAACATGGCTGGACTTGTGACTGCATCCGGTGTCGGGAGGTCGGGATGAACGACGCCGAACCCCAAAACGTCGAACTCGATATCATGACCTACGAGGCGGTGGGGGGTATCGAGAAGTTCGTCAGTTTCGAGGACCCCGACAACGACCTGCTGGTCGGCTTCTGTCGCCTGCGATTCCCCGGCGAGACGGTGCGTCGGGAGCTCGAAAACGCCGCGTTGATCCGTGAGCTACACGTCTACGGCAACGAACTCGGCGTTGGCACGGCGAGCGACGCCGACTGGCAGCACAAGGGCTACGGCCGCCGACTGATGGCGACAGCCGAAGACCTCGCACGCGAGGCCGGCTTCGGGAAGCTAAGCGTCATCTCGGGAATCGGCGCCCGCGAGTACTACAAGAACAAACTCGGCTACCATCAGGACGGTCCGTACGTCTCGAAGCGCCTCTGAGTGGTCGCCTCGCACGCCGGAGGCGTGTGGTTTCGCTCGATAAACGCCTCAGAGACGCGTCGCGCGATTCGACGGGCCCCTCCTGGCAAATGGCAAAGCCGACCGTAACTCCCGCAGAAAACCGGCCGGACATACGCTATTCGACATAATACTCCAAATATTTATCACAAACTACCAATCTAATTTAATATCTAGTCGGTCCTACTTGACTCACTGAACACTCACGCTGTGGGTACTCAGAGAGGGAAACGATGACCACCACGACGACGGAAACGACGTATCGCGGATCGAACGAAGGTGAGGACCGATGATCGCGGAAGCGATCGGCTACTTACAGGAAGACGACGACGCCGCCACGACGGTGTTGCTGGGCGGGGTACTGACGCTGTTTGGCTTCCTGCTCGTGCCGCTGTTCGCGGTCGCGGGCTACCTCATTCGGGTACTGGACCGCACGGCTCGGGGCGACGACGAGCCGCCGGCCTTCGACGAGTGGGGAGCGCTGATCGTCGACGGTCTGAAGGCGAGCATCATCGCGTTCGTCTACGCGCTGGTCCCGACGGCCGTCCTGCTCGCGTTTCTCGTGAGCGGCGGTCTGCTCGGCGCGAGCGGCAGCGACGTGCTGGGCGCGATCGCCGGCATCGGGGTCCTGCTCGGTCTGCTCGTCTGGTTCGCGTTGACCCTGCTGGTCGCCTACGCGGTTCCCGCCGCGCTGGCGAACTTCGCCGAAACCCGACGCCTCGGCGCCGGCTTCGAATCCGCGACCATGCGGCGGGTGCTCGTCGATAAGACCTACGCGACCGGCTGGCTGAGCGCCTTCGTGATCGTCGTCGCCGGCGGGGTCGTGACGAGTGTCCTGAGTATGGTTCCCGTCCTCGGGTTGGTCGCGGGTGCGTTCGTGGGGTTCTACACCGCCGTGGCGGCCTACTACGTCGTCGGGCACACCTGGGGCGAGATCCGGCATCCCCCCATGCGCCAACGCCCCGAGATCAGCGAGCAAGCCGGGATCTGAGCGCCTTTTTATACGTACCCGTCGTATTTCAGTCATGGGCGAGGAGACTCTCTTCGAATACGAAGCCGATCGGAGCCGGAGCGAAATCGCGGCCTATCTGCGGGCGTTGGCCGCCGAGATCGACGGTGACGGCCCCGTGGTGTTTCGCGACGGCGAGTACGCGGTGGCGGTAGGGCTCCCCGAACGGGCCGAACTGGACGTCGAAGTCGAGCGCGAGTACGAGGACGGGACCGACGAAAGCGAGTTCCAGATCGAACTCGAGATCGAGTTCGAGGAAGGGGATGAAGCGGGTGCCGAACGGATCGACGAGCCGGCCGAACCCGCCGTCGGGGTCCAGTTTTCGCCCGACGACGAGGAGCATCCGGAACCAAGCCAGGGTCGGTTCGAGGTCTACCGGGACCGTGCGGGCGAGTGGCGCTGGCGGCTCGTCCACCGCAACGGCAACATCATCGCCGACGGCGGCGAGGGCTATTCGAGCAAGCGAAACGCGATCAAGGGCCTGCGCAGCGTCCAGCACAACGCTCCCGGCGCGGGGGTCGAGGAGGTCGAGTGACGCCGACGCGTTTTTGTCAGCGTGGTGAGTCACTGAAACCATGAGCAGCGAGACGCCGGGCGATCGCCTACGTGAGAACGCCGTGTCGGTCGCGAGCATGCTGGTCGTCGGTGTTGGGCTCCTCTCGCTCTTTACCGGAATCGGCCCGTTCTGGCTCGTCTTCCTGCTTGGGTTCCTGGTTTTCGTTCCGCTGATCGCGTTGCTGTTCGGCAACGAACAGGAACGTGCGGAGTGGTGGGACGGCATGTGGGGAGATACCGACTGGGAGGACTGGGGCAAGTGGTGGGACGGGTCGACGGAGCGAAAGGACGACGCTCCGGGACCCGCCCGCCCCGAACCGCCTGCGGCCGGGTCGATGTCGAACCGCGACGCCCTCCAGACGCTACGCTATCGGTACGCACAGGGCGACCTCACCGACGAGCAGTTCGAGCGCAAACTCGAACGGCTGCTCGAAACCGACACCATCGAGAACGCCGAGGACAGACGACGAGCGCGCGAGCGCCTCTACGAACGATAGAACGACAACGCCTTTTTTCCGGGGCCTGCGAGTATCGGCATGGATCAGAAACGGGAGCTGACCAGCATCGATCTCGCGGCGCTGGTCGGCGAACTGAACGAGTACGCGGGTGCGAAGGTCGATAAGGCCTACCTCTACGGCGAGGACTTCCTTCGCCTGAAGCTGCGCGATTTCGACCGGGGACGAGTCGAGTTGCTGATCGAGGTCGGCGACGTCAAACGCGCCCACGTCGCCGCGCCCGAGCACGTCCCGGACGCGCCGGGTCGCCCGCCCGATTTCGCGAAGATGCTTCGCAACCGGCTGTCGGGCGCGGACTTCACCGGGGTCTCCCAGTACGAGTTCGACCGCATTCTCAGCTTCGAGTTCGAACGCGAGGACGGGAATACGACGATCATCGCCGAACTGTTCGGCGAGGGCAACGTCGCGGTCTGTGACGAAACGCGCCACGTCATCGATTCGCTCGAGACAGTGCGCCTGAAATCGAGGACCGTCGCGCCCGGCGCACGCTATCAGTTCCCCGACTCGCGGGTCAATCCGCTGGAGGCGACCGAAGAGCAGTTCACGGCGCTCATGCGCGAGTCCGATACCGATCTCGTGCGGACGCTCGCGACCCAGCTCAACCTCGGCGGGCTGTACGCAGAGGAGGTCTGCTCGCGCGCGGGCGTCGAAAAGACCGTCGCGATCGACGAGGCCGACGACGACCAGCTCGAACGCCTGTACGGCGCCCTCTCGCGGCTGGCCGCACAAGTCACCGAGAAGCGCTTCGACCCACGGATCTACCGCGACGACGGCCAGATCGTCGACGTGACTCCCATCGCGCTAGACGAGCACGCCGCCCTCGAGGGCGATTCCTACGACCGGTTCAACGAGGCGCTCGACGACTACTTCTTCGAACTCGACACGAGCGAGGACGAGGAGACCGATACGAGTCCGGAGTTCGACGAGGAGATCGAACGAAAGAAGCGGATCATCGACCAGCAGGAAGGTGCCATCGAGGGGTTCGAACAGGAGGCCACGGAGGAACGCGAGCGCGCCGAACTCGTCTACGCCAACTACGACACCGTCGACGAGGTGCTGACGACGGTTCGCGGTGCCCTCGAGGAGGGACGGGGCTGGGAGGAGATCGAGGCGACCTTCGAGCAGGGTGCCGAGCAGGGGATCGACGCCGCCGAGCGCGTCACGGGGTTCGACCCCGAAAACGGGATGGTGTCGGTCGATCTGGGTGAGGCGACCGTCTCGCTCGAGGTCCGTTCGGGCGTCGAGAAGAACGCGGACCGCATCTACACCGAGGCCAAACGGATCGAGGAGAAGAAGGCGGGCGCCGAGGAGGCCATCGCCGACACCCGCGAGGAACTCGACGCCCTCCGGGAGCGAAAACGCCAGTGGGAAACGCGCGACGAAACACAGGACGACGGGGGCGAACCCGAGGAGATCGACTGGCTTTCGCGGGCATCGATCCCCGTCAGGAAGAGCGAGGAGTGGTACGAGGACTTCCGTTGGTTCCACACCAGCGACGGTTACCTCGTCATCGGCGGGCGGAACGCCGACGAGAACGAGGACCTCGTCAAGAAGTACCTCGACCGGGGCGATCGCTTCTTCCACACGCAGGCCCACGGCGGCCCGGTCACGGTCCTGAAAGCGACCGGTCCGAGCGAGCCCGCAAAGGACGTCGAATTCCCCGAATCGTCGATCCAGGAGGCCGCCCAGTTCGCGGTGTCGTACTCGTCGGTCTGGAAGGAAGGTCGCTTCGCCGACGACGCCTACTCCGTCAGCCCGGATCAGGTCTCGAAGACGCCCGAGAGCGGCGAGTACATCGAGAAAGGCGGGTTCGTGATCCGCGGCGACCGGACCTACCACCGCGACACTGAGGTGGGCGTCGCCGTCGGGATCACCTGCGAGCCGAACACACGGGTGATCGGCGGGCCGCCCGCCGCGATCGTCCCGCGCGCGGAGACGGCCATCGAGGTCGAACCCGGTCGCTACGCCCAGAACGACATGGCGAAGATGCTCTACCGGGAGTTCCGCGATCGATTTACCGACACCGCGTTCGTCCGCAAGGTCGCGAGTCCCGACCTGATCCAGGAGTTCCTGCCCGCGGGCGGCAGCCGGATGCTCGAGGAGTGACCGTGATTTACACCCACCCGG
The DNA window shown above is from Halalkalicoccus jeotgali B3 and carries:
- a CDS encoding HVO_2922 family protein — protein: MGEETLFEYEADRSRSEIAAYLRALAAEIDGDGPVVFRDGEYAVAVGLPERAELDVEVEREYEDGTDESEFQIELEIEFEEGDEAGAERIDEPAEPAVGVQFSPDDEEHPEPSQGRFEVYRDRAGEWRWRLVHRNGNIIADGGEGYSSKRNAIKGLRSVQHNAPGAGVEEVE
- a CDS encoding SHOCT domain-containing protein; its protein translation is MSSETPGDRLRENAVSVASMLVVGVGLLSLFTGIGPFWLVFLLGFLVFVPLIALLFGNEQERAEWWDGMWGDTDWEDWGKWWDGSTERKDDAPGPARPEPPAAGSMSNRDALQTLRYRYAQGDLTDEQFERKLERLLETDTIENAEDRRRARERLYER
- the rqcH gene encoding ribosome rescue protein RqcH; amino-acid sequence: MDQKRELTSIDLAALVGELNEYAGAKVDKAYLYGEDFLRLKLRDFDRGRVELLIEVGDVKRAHVAAPEHVPDAPGRPPDFAKMLRNRLSGADFTGVSQYEFDRILSFEFEREDGNTTIIAELFGEGNVAVCDETRHVIDSLETVRLKSRTVAPGARYQFPDSRVNPLEATEEQFTALMRESDTDLVRTLATQLNLGGLYAEEVCSRAGVEKTVAIDEADDDQLERLYGALSRLAAQVTEKRFDPRIYRDDGQIVDVTPIALDEHAALEGDSYDRFNEALDDYFFELDTSEDEETDTSPEFDEEIERKKRIIDQQEGAIEGFEQEATEERERAELVYANYDTVDEVLTTVRGALEEGRGWEEIEATFEQGAEQGIDAAERVTGFDPENGMVSVDLGEATVSLEVRSGVEKNADRIYTEAKRIEEKKAGAEEAIADTREELDALRERKRQWETRDETQDDGGEPEEIDWLSRASIPVRKSEEWYEDFRWFHTSDGYLVIGGRNADENEDLVKKYLDRGDRFFHTQAHGGPVTVLKATGPSEPAKDVEFPESSIQEAAQFAVSYSSVWKEGRFADDAYSVSPDQVSKTPESGEYIEKGGFVIRGDRTYHRDTEVGVAVGITCEPNTRVIGGPPAAIVPRAETAIEVEPGRYAQNDMAKMLYREFRDRFTDTAFVRKVASPDLIQEFLPAGGSRMLEE